A genomic segment from Ptychodera flava strain L36383 chromosome 23 unlocalized genomic scaffold, AS_Pfla_20210202 Scaffold_23__1_contigs__length_28996876_pilon, whole genome shotgun sequence encodes:
- the LOC139124133 gene encoding uncharacterized protein, with protein MYTPKRHAYTYVAYKARIQLAAIDFNKHTNRKQALDKDGKPRFEVKYSKQSNRFYPTAKLEAKKYEYIGKLQRQIFQSRQNDYGHMSWHVSLDENDPRRIHGTRHLVTRPSLSQVTAQYQSRFATSQSHELTGSSNQ; from the exons ATGTATACCCCAAAGAGACATGCGTACAC ATATGTTGCCTATAAAGCAAGAATTCAGTTGGCTGCCATAGATTTTAATAAACATACTAATCGGAAGCAAGCACTGGACAAAGATGGGAAACCAAG GTTTGAAGTCAAATACTCTAAGCAGTCCAACAGGTTTTATCCTACTGCCAAACTAGAGGCCAAGAAGTATGAATACATTGGTAAACTGCAAAGGCAGATCTTCCAGTCTCGGCAAAATGACTATGGCCACATGTCCTGGCATGTGTCCTTGGATGAGAATGATCCCAGGCGAATCCATGGCACAAGACATTTGGTGACAAGGCCTAGTTTAAGCCAAGTTACAGCACAGTATCAGAGTAGATTTGCCACATCACAGTCTCATGAACTTACTGGTAGTTCAAATCAATGA